A single genomic interval of Paralichthys olivaceus isolate ysfri-2021 chromosome 7, ASM2471397v2, whole genome shotgun sequence harbors:
- the LOC138410849 gene encoding uncharacterized protein, whose amino-acid sequence MALEASNQRLISVQQAIEARILQNKTEWETKVNTLEDYLSSEQAEKEAGFRKIKELEKLVSNTEQMWAAKHEADIKLLILKQIKLQELALMTDKDKARIQKEQKKAKKEAKEGAAREEEAGAERQTRQREGGEAAKEMKKIFTFRAFSSCFCPKQLTISTFVTREKPFLKK is encoded by the exons atggcactggaagccagcaaccagaggctcatctccgtgcagcaagccattgaggcaaggatcctccagaacaagactgagtgggagacgaaagttaacactctggaggactatctcagtagtgagcaggctgagaaggaggctggcttcagaaaaatcaaggagctggagaaactggtcagcaatactgagcagatgtgggcggccaagcatgaggcagacataaagctgctcattctgaaacagatcaagcttcag gaactggccttgatgaccgataaggacaaggcaaggattcaaaaggagcaaaagaaagcaaagaaagaggcaaaagaaggagctgcaagagaagaagaagcaggagcagagagacaaactagacagagagaaggaggagaagcggcaaaggaaatgaagaaaatatttacatttagggcatttagcagttgcttttgtccaaagcaacttacaataagtacatttgtcacaagagagaaaccattcttaaaaaaataa